CCCCTAAAGTAGATGtgcctttttttgtttcatgttaCTTTGCTGATAATACCATGATCTGATATCATGCTTGTAAAATGCTAAAATATTTGTGTCAAGTTGGGGGAAACCTACATTTCAACATATTTATTGTaacttaatatttaaaaatgtgaccaattcaatttactttttcttcTGATTAAAAATAACTCCAGACCATTGCTGCAAAATGGAAATTAAGTCCATTTTAATTAAGTGCAATCCATGAAATAACTATTATTTATATCTCGATGCTGAGAAAAATtttggtaaaattctgaagaaaaaaatctctcCTGTAAAATAGATTAGTTGTAAGGAAAAGTACGACCAACAAACATTTCTGCTTTGTTTCCTTTACCTACTTCCAATTGTGCATTGCGCAGTGCATGAATACACATTCGCTAATGGGAATGAAAGATGGTGTTAACAACACTTTATTTTATGCTAACTTTTGGTGAATTAAATAACAATTGCACAGCTTCGATGTTATCACTCTGTGCTTTTATATAATCTGCAAAAAaaggagatataaaaaataaaaataaatcatcaTTAATAGGACTAGAATTAAGAGGTTCAttttccaattaaaaaaaaaataatataatgtaGATAATACTTACATGTTGTTTTAGTTAGTTACGTTTCATTCCTAAGCTATGAGCTTCTTCAGACTATTGACCATGTCCAATTCTGAACTGCCTTTTATACTCTTTCTAGCTAACTAAGATAATATGCAAGTAACAAGTAcatttaagagatgttaaatttgcatcggggataaagaatataacaTGAATATAACATGTACATTATTTTTGGGTTTTGGAAAACAAACCTCTTAATTCATAAATTTAACCAATCCAGATGAACTTTTAATGATAAATAAGACAAAACTAgggaaacattatttatttacatcttAAAGTTTATTTCCTCACACGTCATCGACAAGGATGTTTTGGTACATAATGTCTTCATATATTTTGCACATATACAGTGGAATATTAAAAAAACGACTTTAATCAATTTACAATTATGCTGTAGTTGTCCAATCTGTCATTTGAAAGTAAAATAGTCCAATAATTTCTACTCTAAGCGCTGACCAGAGTCCTATTTCCTAATAGTAATAACATTAATACTTGGTTCTTATAGAAAGCATTATCTTAGAAGCTAGATAGAGGCAGTTGTGATGTCAACATTGATCAGACGCTGTCAGGCTGTTTCACTTGTAGAAATAAAAACTATGATATTCCTTTACCGACGTGATTTTTACCAACTATGCTGGAAATAATATATGCAGAGGAGGGATTCAGATGTGCGATTATTCGcacttataataatattgaagtcttatatagcgcacgtatctaccaaacaaggtactcaaggcgctgagtgtatacaaactttcagaaagatagttaattacagtgatgaattttgagacccaattatttagcaccttgtaagggtttacaatgtgctacggcgcattaagcagccacagccaggaacaccggggcgaaccccttctcttttcgaaaagtgcactgggttcttttacatgcgttacacaacacatgggacaacGGCTTTaggtcccatctgaaggacaaagcaaatggttaagtgtcttgcttcttGTGTCCCTTATACGGAAGCAAGGTTTAGGCGTGGGAATAATGTGTGATCGCACACCTCAAATATAAAGGACTGCTAAATATTTTCCTTAAACAAGAAATGGAAAAGAAAGATACATGTAGAGTTAGGGACTTGTCACACAGGGCAATTTGTAAAGGCAACAAATCGCACTGTATGATTTTTAGTAGCGATTTGTCTGTCACTAACTTAGTGTTCCACAAAACTTATGTGAAACGGGTTGCCTGCAAATTTCCCCATGTGAAATGGCCCAAAGAAGACCaaatttaaaaggaaaatttCCTCACAGAAATTATTCCTCTTTCATGATCtgtattcataaaaaaaaaatcaatatcaAACAACCTTTTGCTGTTTCATTCTTCGGGACGGTTTCATCTAAAATTTCATCTATCAACTAGTGCTCaagaataaaataaagaataacTATCCAGAAAGAAATGACTACTCtgaagttttaaaaatattggTTTGAGTTTCATGAagataaaatgcaaaataatgttAGTAAAAGAAAAATCCTACAGATAATTCCTTTTTGATGTCACAAAGTGTAAAGTCAGCCACCTTAACGGGCAACAAAAACTTTTGTGCGGCATGTGAGAGTTCTATTAAATGCCTTGCATGATTGGCCACTTAGCTGCAGAACCACTTAGCTGCAGAGAAAAATTAGAATGCTTGATCCAGCCGAAACCAAAACCTAAGCTACCCGCAAAGATGGCGACTAACGGAACGTATCTTTTAAATGCTCCTTGCGATTCAAgaagactttaaaaaaaattgggttAAATTATTTTCTTCTAAGATTATCAACAAAAATATGTACATCAACTTTTAATTACATTATAAACATTATTTGGCAAGTTATTATTGTCTTTAATTTAGGTGATTTACAACCTCCTTGAAACATTGATAAGTCTTAATTAATGCCTTATAATAACACTCTAACCTGTGGGTAAGTCATGAATGCTGTTGATTAGGTCCTTTAGCAAACAGCCACAACCCTGACAGTTTTACACCGCGATTTAAGATCTCATCACCATTCTGTTAAAATTCCCTTAGTCAAAGTCACAGGCCCATATCTGTTGGGTACAGCAGTTGTGCATCAAAATGCAGGATGCCAAGTGATATTTCTACAAAAACCTATTGAATGATACACAGGATGTAAAGAAGTCCATCCAGAGTCGTCCAAGGAATTCTTCTCACAAGACCATCCCCCCCCTTCCCGGTACACCAGTAGACCGCCTGATCAGTTAATAATACCAATGACATGGTATAACAGGCTGTCATAGTGTCTTCTTAATCTACATTTATGTgaataataacataaaatgaTCAGCCAAACCAATACCGGGTTAAACATTGTCGCATTAAAGACTCTGATCACCATGGTAACATCACTTAGCAACCGTCTAGATTCCAGACATCTCCAGACAGACAAGTGAAATGCAAATACCAAGAATGGCAAAGGTTAGAGTCGTTCCCACTCTAGCCATGCAGCactaacataaaaaaaacactattcaTTTTGGAATTGTGAAAAGCAAGATTTGTTTAGTCTAAACATTGCCGACAACAATCTCATTTAAACTGGTATACTTTGCAGAAACAAATCTCTTTTAAGAGTTGTGGTGGGTCTGATAAGAGCCGCTgattaaaaattcaaagtttcgatcagtatgatgtgattgtcttcaggagaaagctgtTGTTGACCTTTTCTTCACACTACAGACATCTTTGTCTGGTTCCTAGTGTACACAGTGGTATTGATAACTGtaattttcacattttaagaGGGATCTGACCTCATACCGAGCGAAGTATTTTTACGTCTCCCCTTCCTTTATATTCCGATCTTTCAATGAAATTAATTTCATTCCACAATCTGGGGATACACTATTCAGGAAAAAATTAATTTAGATGGAATAATTTTTGGTGTAGGGTAAATtctaaaatacatttttgtttaatgtgaTGCAGTAATTGTTAAATCAATCTTTATTGAGCAAATGTAATTGTTAGTACCACATCTTCGCACAGAAAGAAAAATCCACTCCAGTTGTGTTAACAGTGCATATTTTTCTTTGCTAGACATACAAAAAGAAATCTGTAAGATACCATTGTCATATCCCATATTGGTGTCATCAGATATTATCATTGTTTTCAGCTCTTAATCCTGCAATACAAAGGTACCACAGACTGCCATAAAGTACCCTATCCAGGTTTCCATTAGGTGCATGGGTTTATTCTGTTTGTATGGCTGGTATTAACAGGAAACCCCAATGCATTCTTGTGGACCTTGAATGGTCTGCTATAGTTTTACCTGGTTAACCCTTGATCTTCGCAGACCTTTAACCGAGTAATTATCGGAACCTGGTTAACTAGTAGACAACTGAGCCGGTTGTAGTAGCACTTTTACTATACAGTAAATCGGTCCGCTTTAGTTTAACCTGGTTAACTGTTGATAAACTGACAACTTATTAACCAAGTAATAATAGGAACCTGGTTAACTAGTTGACAACTGAGCCGGTTGTAGTAGCACTTTTACTATACAGTTAATCGGTCCGCTATAGTTTAACCTGGTTAACTGTTGATAAACTGACAACTAATTAACCAAGTAATAATAGGAACCTGGTTAACTAGTAGACAACTGAGCCGGTTGTAGTAGCACTTTTACTATACAGTTAATCGGTCCGCTATAGTTTAACCTGGTTAACTGTTGATAAACTGACAACTAATTAACCAAGTAATAATAGGAACCTGGTTAACTAGTAGACAACTGAGCCGGTTGTAGTAGCACTTTTACTATACAGTTAATCGGTCCGCTATAGTTTAACCTGGTTAACTGTTGATAAACTGACAACTAATTAACCAAGTAATAATAGGAACCTGGTTAACTAGTAGCCAACTGAGCCGGTTGTAGTAGCACTTTTACTATACAGTAAATCCATAAGGCCCTGATTCATTaatgataattatttaaaaacttgcttagattcCTCAAGGGTTTGCAGCATCCACTAAGGTGTTGTTGCTTCCTGAACCCCCTTCTACGTCAGCTAAGAGAGGAACACTCCCTTCACCTCCTCTTGGAGTAAGCTGAGACGAATGTGGTGCTCCTGAGGAGTTTGCTGATGGCTCGGAGTTTGGGATGAAGTAGGCAAAGAGGATGGCAACGATGACAAGGAAGGCACCAAATACAAAAGGGGGTCCGGGAATAACTGACTGTTTAGGATAGAGgaataaaaaaagagaaatggaATCAAAGATTGTAATTGTAAGGGTTAAATCAGGTGATTTTATTCTTTAatctttattttgtatttattttccaaaccaacagcggacgaaCCGCCAATTACAgtaaagtgaaaacaaaacaaaactgaatctttaaattttaaaaagataaattaatattaaaataaataagcaaacaaacaataatgataataacaaacAGAACTTATAAAGCACTTAACATCTAAAacctacacacacaaaaacgccCAACAAAGAATTAAATACTGAAatgaacaaattttaaaaaagcaaaacacattaaAATTAACAATATGGAATAAACTTAGGTacaaaaccaaagaaaaaatacaacagCAAAATGTTTAGATATAAATATAGATAGATATAAAGATATCATGTAATATTCAATCATTGTGTTTTGGCAATGACACAGAGcttctttaaaacaataaagaatCCCTAATCCCTGATTACTTACATCATTTACTGGTGAGTAGTCTGGTTTCCCAGCTTCAGGCTCAGGCTCTTCTTTACCCGCTACATCAAGGTTCATATCAAAGAAGTAAAATATGACACCAAAGAGACAAGGTCCCAGACCATTGCACAGTCCTCGGATACCTGTAATCATTCCTTGTACCACGCCTACGACAGGATCAGAGAAAGAAACTTCAGATTACTGAAATATTCAAGCAttttttaaagggtggctgcagtggttttttttttaaatttaaacgattgaacatgactttttaaacctgaaatatttttttttttttaatgcgcacgtattttaaaagtggttttcaagagattaggggaacccaccccgcccctaaaagggagccttcatgtgacgtcatgtcgggaactcGAGCCGTCGGggcccctggctgtgtgcatatagagacgtgtgcactgtgggcctggtacctaggcgcgtgtagttagggaccagactctttttgccgacgatatgtttaaactcccgacgtgacgtcgatggaagggtggcggtaacaatccacaaaaggaggggcatgacttattcgctaattacacaagtgagatatgtcggggaaaaaacaaaacacattttattgatgttcaatacatatatcagaaataaatgacagcaaaattaactgttttatttgaattcactgcagcatcccttttaAACTTTGCGTGATGGGAATATCGTCTAGTGAGGTCTGTAGAGACACCATTTAaacaagaaagactctgctaggataGAAATATCAGGCCAGTAAAAGggcacgctgccttggatcgggcgagttggtctatgaaaagcatttaaaaacctttgttatgaaatgaatatagttagaaagatgttttaaaagtagaatataatgatccacacaaatctgcctagaaattgcacggttttactTGTATGTCAAATTTTAGACTCCGGAAAATGGCAACcttgttagtttgcaaagtaaaagaaaaactgtgcaatttcgatgcatatttctgtggatcattgtattctatttttgaaacacctttctaaccatatgcattttataaccaacggtttcaaatgcttttcatacaCCAACTCGCCCGATTCAAGATAACATGTCCCTTTCAGTTGGTAAGCAaattgcaacagctaattctctTTTACTATGTAAACTAGTATGATTTATAACTTTACATGGTGGGAATACAATCTAGTGAGGTCTGCAGACACACCATGTATGTGTCGGGCCAGTATGCTCAAGTCTGGTGttcttggtttttcttttttttcaatttgacatCTTTGTCTTaaaagaatgatgttcaaatgttgagtttgagtctcacaaatgTCTTTCAATCCTGTGAGTATCACTCATAATTTATGAGTATCACTCATAAATAAAAGAGACAAATTTTGTCTTAGTGTTTTGTTCAAATGAGACAATTTGGATGATAAAAttgtgttctcattttgattctagtatagtttcattttgattctggtcttgtagaAAGACTCCAgtccagtaaagattctgagTTGCAAGTCCAGCAGTCTTATGGattcccacccccccccaaattggAGCCCTTGGTATTAGTTAAACGGACTCTGATGGCATGGGGTGGATTCTTCACATACCTTGCTTGTCTGCTGATGAACTTCTGCTAACCATTGCACTTATAGCTGGATAATTCATGCTACACACTGAGGCAATGATACCAGCAACCCACATCATCCATTGCTGTGATGCAAAACCATACCACATCAACTCTAACATCTCACAGGCTAGTGCTATCATAATGGTGTGTTTGTGACCCATTGTACGTATTAATACACCCAATAAGATTGTCTGTAGGGAAAGGCACGAGAGAATGAACATTAATATCAGGCAAGGAACTCATCATATTTCAAGAATGACAGgcaaagtttttgaaattttAGACGCATTTAAACAACACCTCTTAAGGgcttacaaggtgatgtggcacAATCTCCAGTCGACTACGCTAGAAACACTGCAGCGAACCCCTTCTTATATTATGTGCATTCAACAACATACAGGAACTGTGGCTTCATGGCCATACACAGCACAAATCAACGCTTTGCTTAAAAACACAAGTGTGATTAaaaagagaagatgatgaaagtGCCAGGCACAGCAGAATTTTGTACTGTGTTTCTCAATTCACAGGCCaaaacttttcagctgatcagggcccaatttcatggctccgcttaccgtaagcaaagaatcaacgCTTATGCCAAGCATATTTCCTAGTTAGCAGggaatgttgttgttgtttatgtctCGCTcaatgttactaggcattctctgcttacacagctagcacaacAATGTggcacttgcacagtaagcagagaatggtgatggtAAGCGCAGAATGTGAAGGtgagcagaaccatgaaattgggcccagctgatTTCCTCCTTATTGGTTTCTGTTCGCACTGGATATAAAATTGTGAAGTTACCCATATATGCTTGGTTGGTTTACCCAGAATAAGTCCAATGAGAAGACGGCTTTAGTTTAGTAGAATGTTCAAACACTGTCTGCAAAACTATATAGTTACTCTTCCCATACCTGAGCTAAAACTGAGAGAACTCCTACAACTGCTATGTACGCTGGTACCTGCTGAGGAGAGAATTTACCAACCTACAggacaaaagaagaaaataaaataattttcttttaaattgacTTTAAACTGTCTTTGAAATAAGTTCTCTAAAGATGATTTGTAATAGTGCCAAGTAGGCACATAGATCATTTTCCGTATACGGACCCAGAACCTTGAACAAACTTCCACAATACATCAGAGATACCACCTCACTGCATACATTCAAGACACTCCTGAAAGCTCACCGGTTTCAGGAGGTGTATCATCAATAACGTTTCTCCTGTTTGTGCCCATACATCAGCGCCGtagagcaaacttttgattttggtgctatatacatttattttgattgattgattgattgatttcatCTTTGGCCATTTTCAATTTGTAAAGTGTACCTCTGTTTAAAAATCTTGAAGTTGCATCACATGATTTTTGTAGTAAAGCTATACATACTTTTCCTTCTACTTATTTTGATAGATGATGCTGATTAAAATTGAACACATAAAATACTTTCTTAAATTACAGGCACAATGCAAAAACAATCTTGAAAAAACCAAATTGTTTGTATCTAGCTGTAGAATCAGAGATTAATGTCAGGATCAGAATAGAACTCATTTATTGAATACAGATTTCTACTTACTATTTTGAGATACAGGAATATACAAGAGTATTGCCCGGCTTCTGGTAGATAGGATAGAAATACTGCTATGCACAACATTAACACTGTGAAATCTTGACCAACTTTCCTCAATGACTGTATGTAAAACaagaaaagacaacaaaattaaCCAATCAATTTCACACTTTCAGGGAAGGTTTGCTGCTTAAAACTACAACCAACATGAAACTAAGAAAAATTCTTAACAGCTTTAAAACAGAATGTCTTTTGCCTTTCTTCTGCTATGTCACAAACGCAGCAAAAGAACAAGCCACCTTTACTGCAAAATATACAACAATGTATCATCTAATACAATAATGCtatcaatgttttataaaaaaaggacAGCTTTGCGATTCTAAGGCCATCAGTACAAAATGGTGGTTAGTGTTTGTAAACACTAGAAAGGtctataagcagaaaatatagaCTTATCTCCTGGCCGTCTTAGTCTGGTTACCTATTTCCACTATGACAATTGACATTCTAAAAGCAACCCTACAAACAGGGAACCTGTAACCAGCTATGTATTATTATAACTGGGGTTGTGAATCTACATTTATTTTCCTAAATGTTTTGGATTTGGATTTTACATATTCTCATTGCTCTTATTAGAGCCAAGCGAGAAGAGAATAGACAACGAAGAAGTTTCACTTTaaaatgtgggaggaaaaccctagataattattccaggaaaaacccacgcagtcaggtagagACTGCAAACCCAATCCGGGGTCCGAGTgttggaaggcgaggcaagacacaaCTACACCAACCTAACTGTTTAAATGGACCATGTAACTTTCTGTCAGTTCTGGTCGGCAatcaaaaactctttggcaaaACGGttggcaataaaaaaaaaaaggtctccTAATTTTCTCAGTCTAGTCTTCTATTCAACTCACACTAAATGGATCTGCCTGTTCCCACGATATAGCTGCGCCCCATGAAGCTGGACGAATCTTTTCCGGTAGTGACTCTGGTACGGCAACCAATATAAACAAGACATCACATAACGCTACAGCTGTCGCTAGAAACACTACTAGATTATCCCCATAGACACTACCAAGGTAGGATCCTAATGCTGGACTGGTGATAAGGCTGGCTGCAAATGTCGCTGAAACCTGAAATAATAACAGAGTTTAGAAGATGTGAATCACAGGTCTGAAGTTTGCATGTTATTGTCATATTAGTGTTTTAACACTAaaaatagtttatttatttcattaatacTACTTTAATACTAAAAAGACACTCTCAGTAAAAAATATTGAGTTAATATAAAATATAGGCGCTGTTATTAGCTGCGGCCTCGGGAGAAATGTTGCTCCCACTTTTTCTCCGGTTTACCGGAATCCGTCTTGTTGTATCGTTGATTTTATATCAACGTTTTCTTGAGTATGTCGTCCTTCATCCTGAAGCAGTTTGGAGCATGGGATCTTCTCTGGAAGTACACAGTTTGGAAAGAAATTTCGGACATCGAATCCAAAATGTGAGTAGGCTTACCAATAGCCATAGTGGTTGCCAGCACAACATCTTAACAATGGCTTTGAACAATGCGGTTTCGGTTCAGCAGTCAATCGACAACAGACCTCCCATTGTGTCTGCTACTGTGCATCGCTACACTAAACAACAGCTACTTGACTTACGCGTGAGTAGAACCCCCATATCTGACAAGTCCTATAACACTATGAAGGAACTGGGCATTGCTCGTCACGTAAGAAGTCGACGTGCAGGAACTCATATGTTCAAAAAGATCAAGAATTGCTGTGTCCCTCGACCTGTCAATACACGAAAATCCCATACCAGTAATCTTTCTAACTTGCGACCAATTTCCCTCGGCAAGCCATTTTCCA
The sequence above is drawn from the Asterias amurensis chromosome 13, ASM3211899v1 genome and encodes:
- the LOC139945973 gene encoding hippocampus abundant transcript 1 protein-like; amino-acid sequence: MIAKKRKKLRISKGKLMTKDNGATGIGEPSIYHALIVIFLEFFAWGLLTNPMLTVLHDTFSEHTFLMNGLVQGVKGLLSFLSAPLLGALSDVWGRKSFLLLTVFFTCMPIPLMRVSAWWFFAMLSVSGTFAVTFSIIFAYVADITDESERSSAYGLVSATFAASLITSPALGSYLGSVYGDNLVVFLATAVALCDVLFILVAVPESLPEKIRPASWGAAISWEQADPFSSLRKVGQDFTVLMLCIAVFLSYLPEAGQYSCIFLYLKIVGKFSPQQVPAYIAVVGVLSVLAQTILLGVLIRTMGHKHTIMIALACEMLELMWYGFASQQWMMWVAGIIASVCSMNYPAISAMVSRSSSADKQGVVQGMITGIRGLCNGLGPCLFGVIFYFFDMNLDVAGKEEPEPEAGKPDYSPVNDSVIPGPPFVFGAFLVIVAILFAYFIPNSEPSANSSGAPHSSQLTPRGGEGSVPLLADVEGGSGSNNTLVDAANP